The DNA region aggaattttttttttttttttttttttttgcagaactgttcttaactgaaaaatttttcccCTTTTCTCATTAGAATTATATTCCAAAGAAGCCTTATTCGCGATCAGAAAGAAATGCCCGTGATTTTTGTCTTCTCATTTGAGAATTAAGAATAatggagtaaaatattttagttatttgttttcttttttccagaaaaaattttgaaagatttattttctagtCATCCAGAATTATTTGCAAAGGATGTCTTTCTCGCGCTTAAGAGGGGAAATAAATGCTCgcgatttttgtattttcatttcttagtaatgaaaaataaagaattaaggagaaaaaaaattggttttctgcaaaattttgcaaaaatgtttgatacattttttattcttcagaacaaaaaaaaaaaaaaaaaaaaaaaaaaaaaaaaaaaaaaagaagaagaaacgaAAATAGCATGAActgaacataaatatttatgaaagaaaaatattattaaaacaaaaaaagcacaACAGAAGATCAGAGTTAAAagattcaagattaaaaaaaataagctgaaGAAGATAATCAAATtcacaactctttttttttctttgactgCTGACTCCTTAACTAGGATCGTCTTTCTTTTATCCACATGTAAAATtctcactcatttttttttctcacttcacTGACCATCAGTTTTAAGTTAGAAATTCTTCTTGAACATCGTTATTTCAATAAGATTCAAGGTCATCCGAAACTTATCAGcaagaattcatttaaaaaaaagaggagtGAAGAGACATATTTCCTGGGGAAAATGAGGGGAGGGGGAAGTGTCTATTTTACAGCTGACGTCAACACTGGCCCCACCCTGATTTATGTTTCTCCACTCCACTCTCACCCCTTCACTTTACAGCTATTCCTAGGCAAAAACGAAAGCTCCCTCTCTTATGaatagtgatttatttattctaagaaaGGATGGGGGTGGGAAAATTCTAGGTGCGTTGACTTTTGTTTGGAGTATCattaagcatgaaaaaataacaGGTGGTAAAAAATGATGATGAAATTTCATTGTGAGATATTAGGGGCTTCTGtggagcaaaattttttaagggaaaaaagtaATACTATATTGTCTGCCCCATTCGATACGCATTCCTACTAAGATTTCAAGCTTTAAATCAATAAAGCCGCGGCATATCTCCGTGAAATTACggtactttaaattagtaacttgTACATCTGTTATTAGAAGTACCTTGCAGAAAGTCAGAAGAAATCCTGCCTCaggattaataataattgtatcgttaattaatattaatttcaaaattggatAAGTGActgaacattaaataaaattgatgtatttttaaattttataaaataattgtttttaatatcggaatattttatttataaaatgcgaAATTCGGACAAactttttggtaaatttttctactcaattttttataattatattgttaaagCCTTGATGAAAAGAGTAGAAAGTAAAGTATCTGTCTTACTTAGAGAAATTTTGATCttatgaacaattttatttttaattgctgtttaaatttatatttgttatggatttaaatattcaccttgaaaatttattaagttactttaaagtaggttttttatttatttttcaatgctcctattttttttaaagacttcctattttataattaatttatgtgttttttattcttataatgaaataattttcataaattattcaaaattaattttttttctttagttttacttataaaatgcCCCAGAATAATAAAACGACTGGTGCCCGCGTAAACATAAAAACGGTCctgtgtaaatattttagttcatcaaaaaaattttttttactggttTAAACTTTTAACAGACTGACTGTTGGGGTTAATTTACTTAAACTGGCATAGTTTTCAAATTGTAAAGCTATTTGAAACCAAAGTTTACTTATATATTCCATTCTTTACAGGTAGCTGTCATCATGGCTAAACAATACTCTGTTAAATCTGAGTGGTTCAAGAAAAGAGATAATTTGAAACACATAATATCCTCTTGGTGCAGAAAAAAGACTGAAACAGAAGTGTTCTGCTTCATTTGTAGCAAAAACATCTTGTGTGGAAAACAAGGTTTTTCTGCACTGACTCAGCATACAAATACTGAAATGCACATTAAAAATGCTTCAGTAAAGCTTTGTGTACAACAATTGGTATTACAGCCCAAAGAATCTGGAAATTCCATTTGCACCTCAGTAGTACCTCATAAATCAGTACCATCTACAACAGGATCTGGCTTGTCATCTTCAGGATTAAGCACAACATCTTTATCAACGCATATCACTACTTTATCAGCTGGCACCCCATCGTTATCAACACCTAGCACTCCACCAAATAGCTTGAAACTATTAAGTTTATTCAGCAGACGAGAGTCCTCTGCGAGAGCAGAAATCATATGGGCGCTGAAGTCAGtgcaaagtaatttttctcCATATGCTTGTGatgatttgaaagaaattttttctgccATGTTTCCGGATGCTGTGCCTGAACAATTTTGTTTAGGTAAAACTAAACTAAGTTACCTAATAACAGAAGCTCTCGGCCCTTACttccatgaaaatttaattgctgATGTGAAGACATCACCATATTCGTTACTGTATGATGAAACTACCAATAATTCAAATCACAAAGAGTTACAGTTTGCGTTGAGGTTTTGGTCGGAAGACTATCAAGAAATTGTATGTCGTCatctaaaaactgtttttattggACATGCCACAGccaatgatattaaaaaacaaatagagaATGCTTTACGTGAATCTGGACTTTCACTGAATAAGTTACTGATGTTGGGATCTGACGGTCCAAATGTAAATGCAAAAGTTTGGAAAATGATGAACCAAAATTTAATCGAAGAAAGAAATAAAGGACTTATCGATATTGGTACGTGCAATTTGCACGTAATACATAATGCGTTTTTGAAAGGTATTGAGGAATTTGGGGAAGTTGGTAAAGAATTAATTGttgatatttatagtttttttaaaaagtatccaGCACGATGGGAGGATTTTTCTTCAATCCAACAAAAATTGTGCTTAGAAAAGAATCGCTTTATTAAACACTCTTCAACAAGGTGGCTTACCCTTGGACCTGCAGCAGAAAGGCTACTTTCTCAATGGCTAGCCGTTGAAGAATActtcttcaaatttattcctttaaagAACCAGTCACTAATGAAGTGTCCAAAATATAAGCACATATCTGAATCTCTAAAATATGTTGACATTAAGGTTGAACTTGTGTTTTTAACTGAAAGTGCTGTCTTATTTGAACCGTTTTTGAAGACTTTTCAGAAATCAGAACCATTAATTCACATTTTATATAGTGAAATTAgtgaactattaaaaaaaattgctggtcgcatttgtaaaacaaatgaaattgatATTCATAAAGTTATTTCAGATAACCAGCTATTACCCATCAAAGATATATACTGTAGCAAACAAATTAAAGATCTTAGCATGCGttttaaagataatgaaaaaatgaatttcagacATAATATGCAGAAACACTATCGTGCtgctttcaattatttaatcaagAAAACTTGTATGGattctggaaaatttttattttattttaaatgtgttcaACCAGAAGAAATTGCCCAACCAAAAAGCCTTAATTACGCTTGTCAAATCGCAAAGTCTCTTACCTTTCTTGGTATTGACGATCTACAAATCAGAGATGAATGGCTAATTTTGCAGTCTCAACTGTTATCTGCCAATCTTGGGACAAATAAACTACGAATAGATCATTTTTGGAGAGATATTATCTATGCAAAAGATTCAACAGGAAAAGTTAAATACCCTACTTTAAGACTTTTTGTTAAAGCTTGTCTGTCTTTGTCTCACGGCAATAGCGATGTAGAGAGATGTTTTTCTATATCTTCCAGGGTACTTACTCAAGAGAAAGCATCAATGTCTGAGAAAATGTTAAATGCTAGGCTTAATATAAAAGATggtatacaaaaatttaaaaatgtttcagaagtACCAAtcacaaaaaaacttttaagcttaACCTATAGTGCTGGTAAttcatattttgcatatttagaAGAACAGAAAAAGGCTAAAGAAAGAGAGCTGAAGGAAGCtgcagaaaaagaagaagaaaagaaaaaatctgaaacattGAAAGAAGAAGTTGAGAGAAAGAAAGAAGGGATTAACAGTCTTGAAAAAAAGGCTCAAGTTTTAATGGTGAAACATCAAGAGATACAATCGTCAGCAGACTCTTTACTAAAAGAAGGAAATGAGCGTTTAAAAGAAgccgttaaaaaaaatgatagtgtTCAAATAAGGATTGCTCAAGGATTATTGGAAGCTGCTGAAAAATTACGAGTAACTGAGAGAGAACATGAAACTGAAtcggttaaaattaataaacttgttcacaaaaggaaaacaaatttaattgatttctatACTAAAAGCCccaagaaaatgtttaaaaaataataatttttacatttaatactACCTTGTGTGTTTTTTCCCACttcattttcattcataaaatgcttcgttttattatttgcattcatattataattttcctctcatattattatttaaaactatttaagaatgcaaattttgtatgttatatgctaattttttatcttatagtaaggctaattaatgcataaaagtatcattttttttataatgcctaaaatttttagtccctagttttttttaattacaactatTGTTTCTTAGATGATATCTGAAGCTTTATGcctaataaagaataaaattcaaaataaatatttttaaaacgtttcgAAGTTTTTATAGCAGTTTCTTCAGCAGTGCTCTGTTTATATCCACAagtaaatgtacattttttataaaatgtgaaaatttaacTGCATATTATCTGGATTTTATACTATTACAGcacaaataagtaaaattatgttAGAGGATGATACAATTTTGGCGACTATTATATATATCTTGCAGACTATTTAGGAgactatttttcatatataatgcaactaaagcaactattttttttgtttttatccaaTGGCAGCCCTGCACTTTTTACGTAAATAGTCGCCTGTGGTATCCCTGCATATATCTATTTGAATATTGTATGATGCTTCAGAAAAGCAAGTCACCAACATTTCACACGATAAAACAGCAGTATAACGGGTTaattttccatcaaaaaatttcttctgtattttatattttactaatcaCATGGATGTAAAATGCattcaataacattttcataaattcaataatttctataaaaaaattatgaaaacttgtTTTGAAGTCATGAATCTTTTTTCTTGGAACCTGGTAGACTCCCTGGTGACTaaggaattaaatattgaaatattggtTGCAGCAAAAAGCGATCGGATCGACTTTTCAAtactgataataaaataaagtgacaaTGATCTAAGTAAAACAGATAAATATTCTTACTTCCGTGTCTCCATAGTAAAGAGCGTGGCACTGAAGGTGACATTTAATAACTGTTGACAAGCACGAGTGTAGTCAAGATATCTTTAACCATctgaaataagaatattatctttagtaaaattaaaaatatccacCAGTTTTAGAGAAAGgagataatttttgttctataaggaagaacaacaatataaaatgtacatctttgctgataaaaaaatgctattttagaatcaagcattgtaaaattatgttattatataattgaacttcttaaaattattatttcatttcccAGGGAGTGGTTAAGACTTTCAGAGAGGCGCTAGCAAAATTTTGGATTAGGTAATTCTAGAGGGTTGTTAAAATAGATGAAATTAGCATTGAGTATGcattaatattcatatatatacagtcgaactcgtttataacgagcacaaaAGGACCGTAACATGatactcgttaaatccgagtgctcgtaataaacgTTTCCTTAAGGCAGGCATGCAACCAGAAGAGGGGGGGGGGTTGGAAGTCAAATTATtgagtttacataaaatttaattaatacttacttactttatttaatttaattatatacttttcttaatttaatgacaactatcccccccccccaaccagcaaaaaatttctagttgcgCTACAGTCTTAAAGGAAAGAAGCAAtaaacggaaagaaaaataaaggaaaagattcttaccaaaactgtatatatatttggtATTGAAGAAGTATTTACATTTCTAAATTAGCATCTCATATTTGTCATTgaagttatattattaaaatggttttcaatttttaccaaCAATCTCAGACAAAAGAAAATACCGTTTTTGTTGTCgtcgtaggccattaaggcaagggatgcgattgttcttgtttgccagtggcgccatctatggccaagaatttgacttctgctacacccatacgtcacacctgtttatagaacagacccattcatacatcccaTCAgcagatcgcaattttgacctttaccagagaacgatcaatctccaattcaatacctctagagcagtgtttcccaaccttttttgtgctatgccccacctaagcctttctaaaattcttatgcccccccccatgtaacatatacataatttttaatattaaaaatgaattgttcacttaagaaacttaaatgatagGTTTTAGGAAGAAATCACTTGGAAATTGTTAACGAAACacagtaagtaaattttaaaaacatataataaaaagctaaaattcaaatgcgaaataattttaataaaatttttctataataatttaatattttaatttagtgaaatcCTTGCGCTTGATACACAGAGATTTTACTTTAGGTTCCAATTGGTTAGCTTCAGTCTCAAGTCTCCCCGTTGTGTTATATCcagacgatttctttttttaccagttAATCATTTACAATTTACAGCATTTAATCCAcattcagctaaatatgaagatggtaGCGGTATCAATAATTTTCTTGCACATTTGGTTGAATTTGGCTATTTGATTTCTGTTTCCTCGCAAAGCCATGCCATCactccttttatattaaataaagttttaactgacTCATTTTGCATTTCTGCGAGTTCTTTTTGATACTGCATATTTGATATATCAGACAAATCCACTAACATTGGCTGCATCTTCCatgttaaaaatcaatttattttaaatcagaaaatctttcttttaaatcagtCGATAGAATTTTCAGTTGATCGACAGTAACAAGTAAAGCGGTAtcatttacttcacatttttgcAGCCAATGAAACTGCtcaaagtttttgttgttaatatatttctgacataacTCAATAAGGGTAATGAAACCAAATATCTTCGCGTTTGCATAaacaagagttttatttgttccttgaagttacctatttaatatatttagtttttcaaagatatcgGCAAAATAACTCACAAATGCTTTACCATCGACTACTTCATTTCAGGCTTGTCGCTTAAAAAACACTAAGAGTATCAAACAGTTCCATAAATCTTTTCAAGCAGTTCCCTTTTGAGAGCCATCTTACTTCGATGTGAAGTAAAAATCTCACATGATCTGCATTTTGTTCTTCACAAAATAGCTTAAAGAGACGCTCACATTTGGCATTAGCTTTAATAGCATTGATACACTTTATTACTGAATGTAGTACTTTATTCAGAACAGGGGAGATGTTTTTAGCTACCAAGTTTTCCCTATGAATAACACAATGCACAAGAATCATTTTTGGATTATCatctttcatcaattttaagcaaCCATTTTTCTTGCCCATCATATTAGGAGCACCGTCTGCTGcataatatgttatatttttcattggtaTAATATTGACATCTAAGTAgttttttagcttattatatatatctttGGAGGTATTGCTGCTTTCTTATCTTTTACAGAACAACTTTTCTTCAGCAAAATGCCCTTTATCAATATATCTTACTTAAGTTATCAATACAGCCACACTGTCTATCAAAGTTGATTCATCTATTTGCACTgagaattttcttgttttcagcTTTTCAACAAGTTGTTTTTCAATTCCTCTCTAATTCCGTTTATTCTTCAGATGCGAAAAACTGCATTGTTTAGCGAGATTTTAAAGAGTCTGGGGGTTCACGCGGAGCCTGGCGTTTGCCGCAGGGAGGTTAACTAGACGACGTCAAATACCCAGTTGATAATTTGGTCTCGTCAAAcgaatt from Parasteatoda tepidariorum isolate YZ-2023 chromosome 2, CAS_Ptep_4.0, whole genome shotgun sequence includes:
- the LOC107456664 gene encoding uncharacterized protein → MAKQYSVKSEWFKKRDNLKHIISSWCRKKTETEVFCFICSKNILCGKQGFSALTQHTNTEMHIKNASVKLCVQQLVLQPKESGNSICTSVVPHKSVPSTTGSGLSSSGLSTTSLSTHITTLSAGTPSLSTPSTPPNSLKLLSLFSRRESSARAEIIWALKSVQSNFSPYACDDLKEIFSAMFPDAVPEQFCLGKTKLSYLITEALGPYFHENLIADVKTSPYSLLYDETTNNSNHKELQFALRFWSEDYQEIVCRHLKTVFIGHATANDIKKQIENALRESGLSLNKLLMLGSDGPNVNAKVWKMMNQNLIEERNKGLIDIGTCNLHVIHNAFLKGIEEFGEVGKELIVDIYSFFKKYPARWEDFSSIQQKLCLEKNRFIKHSSTRWLTLGPAAERLLSQWLAVEEYFFKFIPLKNQSLMKCPKYKHISESLKYVDIKVELVFLTESAVLFEPFLKTFQKSEPLIHILYSEISELLKKIAGRICKTNEIDIHKVISDNQLLPIKDIYCSKQIKDLSMRFKDNEKMNFRHNMQKHYRAAFNYLIKKTCMDSGKFLFYFKCVQPEEIAQPKSLNYACQIAKSLTFLGIDDLQIRDEWLILQSQLLSANLGTNKLRIDHFWRDIIYAKDSTGKVKYPTLRLFVKACLSLSHGNSDVERCFSISSRVLTQEKASMSEKMLNARLNIKDGIQKFKNVSEVPITKKLLSLTYSAGNSYFAYLEEQKKAKERELKEAAEKEEEKKKSETLKEEVERKKEGINSLEKKAQVLMVKHQEIQSSADSLLKEGNERLKEAVKKNDSVQIRIAQGLLEAAEKLRVTEREHETESVKINKLVHKRKTNLIDFYTKSPKKMFKK